One window of the Yamadazyma tenuis chromosome 6, complete sequence genome contains the following:
- the TYS1 gene encoding Tyrosine--tRNA ligase cytoplasmic (EggNog:ENOG503NUQ1; COG:J) — protein sequence MEAKTPQEKYDLITKGLQEVLNADIIKNVLENENRPLKVYWGSAPTGKPHCGYFVPMIKLAHLLKAGCKVTVLLADLHAYLDNMKAPLEVVGHRAKYYEFIVKAILKSIKVPVEQLHFVLGSTYQLKQEYTMDLFRMANIVGSNDAKRAGADVVKQVTNPLLSGLIYPLMQALDEEFLDVDAQFGGVDQRKIFVLAEENLPSLGYKKRGHLMNRMVPGLGQGGKMSASDPNSKIDIIETDKNIKKKIASAYCAPGDVNDNGVISLVENIIQPIQELKAEQWGYFNFPISRPEQYGGDITYTSVEDLKKDFAAEKLSPVDLKAGVTVQLIGLVSPIRDEYEANAEFRDVEAKGYPVAQPKQKKEKKVKNKGSRYPGVGEVAAKLEETKLEENYPSLINMLSALFQRNSVYVATVFGGAFAFEGFFDKAINTWYDNHNKGKLWKDVKGKFLEGGDEDEDDD from the exons ATGGAAGCAAAGACACCACAAGAGAAGTACGATTTGATCACCAAAGGCCTCCAGGAGGTGTTGAACGCAgacatcatcaagaatgtgCTAGAGAACGAAAACCGTCCGTTGAAGGTCTACTGGGGCTCGGCCCCCACTGGTAAACCCCACTGCGGGTACTTTGTTCCCatgatcaagttggcaCATTTGTTAAAAGCTGGATGTAAAGTCACCGTGTTGTTGGCAGACTTGCACGCCTACTTGGATAACATGAAGGCTCcattggaggtggtgggCCACAGAGCCAAGTACTACGAATTTATCGTCAAGGCCATTTTGAAGTCCATTAAGGTCCCGGTCGAGCAGTTGCACTTTGTGCTCGGGTCAACTTACCAGTTGAAACAAGAATATACCATGGACTTGTTTAGAATGGCCAACATCGTGGGGCTGAATGACGCCAAGAGAGCAGGGGCCGACGTCGTCAAGCAGGTGACCAACCCCTTATTGTCCGGGTTGATTTACCCATTGATGCAAGCTTTGGACGAAGAGTTTTTGGATGTGGATGCGCAGTTTGGCGGAGTGGACCAGAGAAAGATCTTTGTGTTGGCGGAAGAAAACCTTCCAAGCTTGGGCTACAAGAAGAGAGGTCACTTGATGAACCGCATGGTACCAGGGTTGGGTCAAGGAGGTAAAATGAGTGCTTCTGATCCCAACTCAAAAATCGATATCATCGAAACcgacaagaacatcaaaAAGAAAATTGCTAGTGCTTACTGTGCACCAGGGGATGTGAATGATAACGGGGTGATTtcgttggtggaaaacatCATTCAACCCATCCAGGAGTTGAAGGCTGAACAGTGGGGATACTTTAATTTCCCTATTAGCCGGCCTGAACAGTATGGTGGGGACATCACTTACACTTCGGTGgaggacttgaagaaggactTTGCGGCCGAGAAATTGTCCCCAGTGGACTTGAAGGCGGGAGTGACGGTGCAGCTCATCGGGTTGGTGAGTCCCATCAGAGATGAATATGAGGCTAATGCAGAGTTCCGTGATGTGGAAGCGAAGGGTTACCCAGTGGCCCAGCCCaagcagaagaaggaaaagaaggtgaagaacaAAGGCTCGAGATATCCGGGAGTGGGTGAGGTGGCTGCCAAGTTGGAGGAGACGAAGTTGGAGGAGAA CTACCCAAGTTTGATCAATATG TTATCCGCCTTATTCCAAAGAAACTCGGTCTACGTGGCCACCGTCTTCGGCGGTGCCTTTGCGTTCGAAGGCTTCTTCGACAAAGCCATTAACACCTGGTACGACAACCACAACAAAGGTAAGTTGTGGAAAGACGTCAAGGGCAAATTCCTCGAAGGCGGCGACGAGGATGAGGACGACGACTAA
- a CDS encoding uncharacterized protein (EggNog:ENOG503NYU7; COG:J), protein MAVINQPGTQIKLTNVSMVRMRKGKKRFEIACYQNKVQDWRSRVEKDLDEVLQIPQVFINVSKGQAANNEDLLTGFGTTNQDAIIAEILDKGEIQLNEKERSANLRQKQNEFLNIISTKCINPKSKRRYPPSMIQKALNQLKFHLNPSKSAKLQALEAIKLLVAKQLFPIVRAQMKVKVILVNRVKDQVYDRYIKPMLDAIEDEHQTDKVFEVISIIDPTNYRAIVDVLQGENAKIKRGEGTIEVLDMAVVKD, encoded by the coding sequence ATGGCTGTAATTAATCAACCAGGCACCCAGATCAAACTTACCAACGTGTCGATGGTCCGCATGCGAAAGGGCAAGAAGCGGTTTGAAATCGCCTGCTACCAGAACAAGGTTCAGGACTGGCGGCTGcgagttgaaaaagacTTGGATGAGGTGCTTCAGATACCCCAAGTATTTATAAATGTTTCCAAGGGCCAGGCCGCCAACAACGAGGATCTCTTGACCGGCTTCggcaccaccaaccaagaTGCCATCATTGCcgagatcttggacaaaGGTGAGATCCAGTTGAACGAAAAAGAACGTAGTGCCAATTTGCGCCAGAAACAAAACGAATTTTTGAACATCATCTCCACTAAATGCATCAACCCCAAGTCCAAAAGGCGGTACCCTCCCAGCATGATCCAAAAGGCattgaaccagttgaaatTCCACTTGAATCCAAGCAAATCGGCCAAGTTACAGGCACTTGAAGCCATTAAGTTGCTTGTGGCCAAACAACTTTTTCCCATTGTACGGGCACagatgaaggtgaaggtgATTTTAGTAAACCGTGTGAAGGACCAGGTGTACGATAGGTACATCAAGCCGATGTTGGATGCCATTGAGGATGAACATCAGACTGATAAGGTGTTTGAGGTGATAAGCATCATCGATCCTACAAATTACCGGGCCATTGTGGATGTTTTACAAGGTGAAaatgccaaaatcaagagGGGAGAAGGCACAATCGAAGTCTTGGACATGGCCGTGGTCAAGGACTAA
- the zuo1 gene encoding Zuotin (BUSCO:EOG092634M1; EggNog:ENOG503NVPA; COG:O) translates to MSIVLPSLPTGAEGPVVKAKVTTPVRRPIEPVGRYFLSHATRTLRGHTWSEYEKLEAENNVTAVEENVDDDIGDEDQDEELLEHDPRDWKTADLYAVLGLSKLRWRATEDQIRRAHRKSVLKHHPDKKSASGGLDQDGFFKIIQKAFEVMLDPVKRRQFDSVDENADVKPPSPKSQYDFIDAWAPVFEAEGRFSKTQPVPSLGTMDSTKEEVEGFYGFWGKFDSWKTFEFKDDDVPDDTANRDHKRYIERKNVSNRKKLKQEDNKRVIALIERAYSEDPRIKMFKDEAKKEKERKKWEKEAGSRKAAEEAAAKKAAEEEAAKKAAEEAASAKLTGKKAKEAAKNAKKKQKRSIRGCGKDADYFGDAGKASDVDADLDLIVDKLDDVQLADVAAKVTGVDAAGVKSAISAAADELAGAGKLDKSFLKYFS, encoded by the coding sequence ATGTCCATTGTTTTACCTAGTTTACCCACCGGTGCTGAAGGCCCCGTCGTCAAGGCCAAGGTTACCACGCCCGTGCGTCGTCCCATCGAGCCCGTCGGCCGCTACTTCCTCTCCCACGCCACCAGAACCTTGAGAGGTCACACCTGGTCTGAGTacgagaagttggaagCTGAAAACAACGTCACTGCCGTCGAAGAAAACGTCGACGATGACATCGGTGACGAGGAtcaagatgaagagttgttggaaCACGACCCCAGAGACTGGAAAACTGCCGACTTGTACGCAGTGTTGGGATTGTCCAAGTTAAGATGGAGAGCCACCGAAGACCAGATCAGAAGAGCCCACAGAAAGCTGGTTTTAAAACACCACCCAGACAAGAAGTCTGCTTCAGGAGGCTTGGACCAGgatggtttcttcaagatcatccAGAAGGCGTTTGAGGTGATGTTGGATCCAGTCAAGAGAAGACAATTCGACTCTGTGGACGAGAACGCTGATGTCAAGCCACCTTCGCCAAAGAGCCAATACGACTTTATTGATGCCTGGGCGCCTGTTTTCGAGGCCGAGGGGAGATTTTCCAAGACACAGCCTGTGCCTTCATTGGGCACCATGGACTCTACCAaggaagaagttgaaggattCTATGGATTCTGGGGTAAATTTGACTCCTGGAAAACCTTTGAATTCAAGGACGATGATGTTCCTGATGACACCGCCAACAGAGACCACAAGCGTTACATTGAGCGTAAGAACGTCTCCAACagaaagaagttgaagcagGAAGACAATAAGAGGGTCATTGCCTTGATCGAAAGAGCGTATTCGGAAGATCCAAGAATCAAGATGTTCAAGGATGAGgcaaagaaggagaaggaaagaaagaagtGGGAGAAGGAAGCCGGTAGTAGAAAGGCTGCTGAAGAGGCTGCTGCCAAAAaggctgctgaagaagaagctgctAAAAAGGCTGCTGAAGAGGCTGCTTCTGCTAAGCTTACTGGTAAAAAGGCCAAAGAAGCCGCCAAAAACGCCAAAAAGAAGCAAAAGAGATCCATTAGAGGTTGTGGTAAAGATGCCGATTACTTTGGTGATGCCGGTAAAGCTAGTGATGTTGATGctgacttggatttgattGTCGACAAGTTGGACGATGTTCAATTGGCTGATGTAGCTGCTAAAGTCACCGGTGTGGATGCTGCTGGTGTCAAGAGTGCTATTTCTGCCGCTGCCGATGAATTAGCTGGTGCCGGTAAGTTGGACAAgtccttcttgaagtacttcTCGTAA
- a CDS encoding uncharacterized protein (EggNog:ENOG503P2I5; COG:S), whose amino-acid sequence MDEPRGILRNKAEVEPKHTSSDKLDRQEVIRNTRLNSNLAQNSNSKGDLIRNKIAVAKKQQSDQGKKTYPDHLKWDEVNLYQTEQEKAATMKIDEPKTPYERGFDPTGEYYQDDDEEEIPGFELGESAEHDTHKVQSLGGGEILQDQNAQQDEPEPEKPLTAKEKHQKFEEMRKQHYHLKGSVLGKKIEVSDDEE is encoded by the coding sequence ATGGACGAACCAAGAGGAATTTTAAGAAATAAGGCCGAGGTCGAGCCCAAACACACTTCAAGTGACAAGTTGGATCGCCAAGAGGTCATAAGGAACACACGGTTGAACTCCAATTTGGCCCAGAACCTGAACTCCAAAGGTGACTTGATACGCAATAAGATCGCTGTTGCAAAGAAGCAACAACTGGATCAAGGTAAAAAGACATATCCCGATCACTTGAAGTGGGACGAGGTGAATTTGTACCAGACTGAGCAAGAGAAGGCTGCCACCATGAAGATAGATGAGCCCAAGACTCCGTATGAGCGAGGATTTGATCCTACGGGGGAATACTATcaagacgatgatgaagaggaaatcCCTGGGTTTGAATTGGGCGAATCGGCGGAACACGATACCCACAAGGTACAATCTCTTGGAGGTGGGGAGATTCTCCAGGACCAAAATGCCCAGCAAGACGAACCAGAGCCAGAAAAGCCATTAACAGCGAAGGAGAAACATCAGAAGTTTGAGGAGATGAGAAAGCAGCACTACCATTTGAAAGGATCGGTCTTGGGTAAGAAGATTGAAGTATCAGATGACGAAGAGTAA
- the ARL1 gene encoding Arf GTPase arl1 (COG:U; BUSCO:EOG09264RJ7; EggNog:ENOG503NWAZ), giving the protein MGQTFSFANIFGKVWGTQKEIRILILGLDGAGKTTILYRLQMGEVVTTKPTIGFNVETLKYKNLTLNIWDLGGQTSIRPYWRCYYNNTAAVIFVVDSTDKDRIDIASKELHLMLKEEELLDSALLVFANKQDQPGAMTAAEVSQALNLTELKDRSWSIVASSALKGEGLTEGLDWLMDVIKEEQL; this is encoded by the coding sequence ATGGGACAAACTTTCAGTTTTGCCAATATCTTTGGCAAAGTATGGGGGACCCAGAAAGAGATCCGAATCCTTATTTTGGGATTGGATGGGGCTGGAAAGACCACCATTTTGTACCGGCTCCAAATGGGGGAAGTGGTGACCACCAAACCCACCATCGGCTTCAATGTGGAAACTTTAAAgtacaaaaacttgacGTTGAACATATGGGACTTAGGTGGACAGACGTCGATCAGACCTTATTGGAGATGCTATTACAACAACACGGCGGCGGTGATTTTTGTGGTGGATTCCACTGACAAAGATAGAATTGACATTGCTAGTAAAGAGTTGCATTTGATGctaaaagaagaagagcttttgGACAGCGccttgttggtgtttgcCAACAAGCAGGATCAGCCGGGGGCAATGACGGCTGCCGAGGTGTCGCAGGCGTTGAACTTAACGGAGTTAAAGGATCGAAGCTGGAGTATAGTTGCTTCTAGTGCCTTGAAGGGAGAAGGTTTGACCGAAGGGTTGGATTGGTTGATGGACGTGATCAAGGAAGAGCAGTTGTAA
- the TYR1 gene encoding prephenate dehydrogenase (NADP(+)) (COG:E; EggNog:ENOG503NVI5; BUSCO:EOG09262CBI) — protein MVVVGLEQLKQLQHTKTIGIIGLGDMGAMYARRFSDAGWTVVGCDQEDAYESVKHKFANHKFEVVKNGHYVSRVSDYVIYSVEAKAIGKVIATYAPSSKYGAIIGGQTSCKEPEVEAFEQYCPSDIKIITVHSLHGPNVNPVGQPLVLIKHRANDDDFDFVESLMSCLKSKHVYLTAKQHDQITADTQAVTHAAFLSMGSAWRSTHQYPWETPRWSGGIENAKMNISMRIFSNKWHVYAGLAITNPSAHTQILQYSKSASELFSLMIQGKREDLRARLLKARSLFKHINENELLLDDNLLEKYSLSQVPPGGRQPNSHLSLLAIADTWISLGVVPYDHIICSTPLFRIFLGVTEYLFCTPGLLEESIEVACSDPTFRTDDLEFVIAARQWSDLVTHGNYDLYRTKFEDVQQFFSPMLKEANSVGNEMIKIILARVHESDERAKANHHS, from the coding sequence ATGGTGGTAGTAGGACTAGAACAGCTCAAACAGCTTCAGCATACCAAGACCATTGGCATCATCGGTCTAGGAGACATGGGTGCAATGTACGCCCGGAGGTTCAGCGACGCCGGCTGGACCGTCGTGGGGTGTGACCAAGAAGATGCGTATGAGTCAGTTAAACACAAGTTTGCCAACCACAAGTTTGAAGTGGTGAAGAACGGCCACTACGTGTCACGGGTCAGCGACTATGTGATTTACAGTGTGGAGGCCAAGGCCATCGGCAAGGTGATTGCCACGTACGCCCCGTCGTCCAAGTATGGTGCCATTATTGGTGGACAGACTTCTTGTAAGGAGCCAGAGGTGGAGGCATTCGAACAGTATTGTCCCTCAGATATTAAGATCATCACTGTCCACTCCCTACATGGCCCCAACGTCAACCCTGTAGGGCAGCCATTGGTGTTGATTAAGCACCGGGCCAACGACGATGACTTTGACTTCGTGGAGTCACTAATGTCTTGTTTGAAGTCCAAGCACGTCTACTTGACCGCCAAACAGCACGACCAGATTACCGCCGACACTCAGGCGGTTACACACGCAGCCTTCTTGTCGATGGGCTCCGCCTGGCGGTCGACTCACCAGTATCCGTGGGAAACCCCCCGGTGGTCAGGAGGTATCGAGAACGCCAAAATGAACATCTCCATGCGaatcttctccaacaaatGGCACGTCTACGCAGGGttggccatcaccaacccGTCCGCACACACACAGATTCTTCAGTACTCCAAATCTGCGCTGGAGCTCTTTTCGTTGATGATTCAGGGAAAAAGGGAAGACCTACGGGCCCGTTTGCTTAAGGCCAGAAGCCTCTTCAAGCATATAAATGAAAATGAGCTTCTCCTTGACGACAATCTCCTTGAAAAGTACTCATTGAGCCAAGTGCCACCGGGTGGCCGGCAGCCCAACTCACATTTGTCATTGTTGGCTATAGCAGATACGTGGATCTCGCTTGGGGTGGTTCCATACGATCATATCATCTGCTCCACCCCGTTGTTCCGGATCTTTTTGGGGGTCACGGAGTACCTTTTCTGTACGCCCGGGCTCCTTGAGGAGTCAATCGAGGTGGCATGTTCGGATCCTACGTTTCGAACCGATGATTTGGAGTTTGTGATAGCTGCCCGGCAGTGGTCCGATTTGGTGACTCATGGTAATTACGACCTTTATCGAACCAAGTTTGAGGACGTGCAACAGTTCTTCTCACCGATGCTCAAGGAAGCCAACTCGGTGGGAAACGAGATGATCAAGATTATTTTGGCCCGTGTGCACGAGAGCGATGAGCGAGCCAAAGCGAACCACCACTCATAA
- the ERG8 gene encoding phosphomevalonate kinase (COG:I; EggNog:ENOG503NV7P), with amino-acid sequence MVSAFSSPGKALIAGGYLVLDPVYLSYVTALSARMHSVVRCNRDVAYRRISVSSPQFGGKWIYHIDQDITEINDNNNPFLAAAVEMAMKYTQPSHPFDVDITIFSDAGFHSQQETVVHGSTNGTKRFLYHQKPIADVAKTGLGSSACLTTVVMAAIMSQLGPASANNTNIIHNLAQIAHCRAQGKIGSGFDVATAVYGSIQYQRFVPGLIAPHVQGEAATGLVPLVDSEWDFTHNPCTLPPHVRLLMGDVAGGSETPRMVSKVLQWRKDHPEQSAKVYADLNTANRQFIAALSRLRDLSMSDLSSYMEGIDFFASHSVATLDDYLEDHPDRRIEEEVPYRYFYELMESIKMIREHMKSLTAYTGADIEPMSQTLLLDECRLLPGCFGGVVPGAGGYDAIALLVIDRAIDPIVEQTKNKREFAHVTWLGLHEEANGLVAENPRDYEGLPPSL; translated from the coding sequence ATGGTCTCTGCCTTCAGTTCACCAGGAAAAGCATTGATTGCTGGCGGGTACTTGGTGCTCGACCCAGTGTACCTCTCATATGTGACGGCGCTTTCGGCGCGAATGCACTCGGTGGTTCGTTGCAACCGTGATGTGGCCTATCGGCGGATATCTGTGAGTTCACCACAATTTGGCGGAAAATGGATCTATCACATCGACCAAGACATCACTGAAATCAACGATAACAACAACCCGTTCCTCGCGGCAGCGGTGGAAATGGCCATGAAATACACCCAGCCATCCCACCCGTTCGATGTGGACATCACCATCTTCTCCGATGCTGGGTTTCACAGTCAACAGGAAACAGTGGTTCATGGGTCCACAAATGGCACCAAACGGTTTTTATACCATCAAAAACCAATTGCCGACGTGGCCAAGACGGGGCTCGGGTCGCTGGCATGTTTGACAACAGTGGTAATGGCGGCCATCATGTCGCAGCTTGGCCCTGCTAGTGCCAATAACACTAATATTATTCATAATCTAGCCCAAATCGCTCACTGTCGGGCCCAGGGCAAGATTGGGTCGGGGTTCGACGTGGCCACCGCCGTCTACGGGTCGATACAGTACCAGCGGTTTGTTCCTGGGCTTATTGCCCCCCACGTTCAAGGAGAAGCCGCTACAGGCTTGGTCCCCCTCGTCGACTCCGAGTGGGACTTCACCCATAATCCGTGTACGTTACCACCCCACGTCCGATTGTTGATGGGTGATGTTGCCGGGGGGCTGGAGACTCCGCGGATGGTGTCGAAGGTGTTGCAGTGGAGAAAAGACCACCCAGAACAAAGTGCAAAGGTGTACGCAGACTTGAACACCGCTAATCGTCAGTTCATCGCAGCGCTTTCCCGGCTCCGCGACCTCTCTATGAGCGATTTGAGCTCGTACATGGAAGGAATCGACTTTTTCGCAAGCCATTCTGTCGCTACCTTGGACGACTACTTGGAAGACCACCCGGACCGCCGTATAGAAGAGGAGGTGCCATACCGGTACTTCTACGAGCTCATGGAGTCGATTAAAATGATCCGCGAACACATGAAGCTGTTGACGGCATACACGGGCGCCGACATCGAGCCGATGTCACAAACGCTTCTCCTTGACGAGTGTCGGCTCTTACCCGGGTGTTTTGGTGGCGTGGTACCAGGTGCTGGTGGGTATGATGCCATTGCCCTTCTCGTGATCGACCGCGCCATAGACCCTATTGTGGAGCAGACCAAGAACAAACGGGAGTTTGCGCACGTGACGTGGCTCGGCCTCCACGAGGAAGCCAATGGCCTAGTGGCCGAGAACCCACGGGACTACGAGGGGTTACCGCCTTCCTTGTAG
- a CDS encoding uncharacterized protein (EggNog:ENOG503P05P), with the protein MQKPSLTVWTNDNESHDDFFQYAKVDVRAPDTVADAGRSRSHTFKSTLPDDISSVGSIPPVAPTSPISNDSQNPNSPAFKRYRVAAAIFFGISITSALVIIALQAYMYAVINIHKELIPSESKFEEVSIYLALFIFAAVFQVLISAIGLRSQNMLLLGFLCVFYGCMLIYTGIQYEEVHKLVGAILVNGWKRATRATNIATICIIAATMVSQVVLIVYYLKRHVSWFRYKSIGADLLIRRMYLTFQVHRSLLVFGFFFFLAFTIQFIIIMVRDKTSVEFILTVIVIPLTIVLLVLSDLGVGRENLWLTGGCLMVYLGGIAYVLFKMIRLFTKYTSAYNVAVVPGAYFPGRSSLITFGVITLVFLVLIVVAEVVLMVNFGRGLKGVVKKEKHEEEKDDAMSID; encoded by the coding sequence ATGCAGAAACCATCACTTACAGTGTGGACCAATGACAACGAGTCGCACGACGACTTTTTCCAATATGCCAAGGTGGACGTGCGAGCTCCCGATACGGTTGCTGATGCGGGCAGGTCCCGCAGTCACACCTTCAAAAGCACTCTTCCAGATGATATTTCAAGTGTTGGAAGTATCCCACCAGTAGCTCCAACATCTCCCATTTCCAACGACTCACAAAACCCTAACTCGCCGGCGTTCAAACGATACCGGGTGGCAGCGgccattttctttggaataTCCATCACCTCGGCTCTTGTTATCATTGCTCTCCAAGCATATATGTACGCCGTGATTAATATCCACAAAGAACTCATCCCATCCGAGTCCAAATTCGAAGAGGTACTGATCTACTTGGCCCTCTTCATTTTCGCCGCTGTTTTCCAGGTGCTCATCTCGGCCATTGGTCTTCGCAGCCAAAATATGTTACTCTTGGGATTCTTGTGTGTGTTCTACGGGTGTATGTTGATTTATACGGGGATCCAGTACGAAGAAGTGCACAAGCTTGTGGGTGCCATTTTGGTGAACGGGTGGAAACGGGCCACGCGGGCCACCAATATCGCTACTATCTGTATAATTGCAGCCACTATGGTGTCGCaagtggtgttgattgTGTACTACTTGAAGCGTCACGTCAGTTGGTTTCGATACAAGTCAATCGGAGCAGACCTTTTGATCCGAAGAATGTACCTCACGTTCCAGGTTCACCGGTCgcttttggtgtttgggttctttttctttttggctTTTACCATccagttcatcatcatcatggTGCGTGACAAGACTTCGGTAGAGTTCATTTTGACGGTGATCGTGATCCCCTTGACGATcgtgttgttggtgttgagtGACTTGGGGGTTGGAAGAGAGAATCTATGGCTCACAGGAGGTTGTTTAATGGTGTACCTAGGGGGAATTGCGTATGTgcttttcaagatgatCCGGTTATTCACCAAGTACACATCTGCGTATAACGTGGCGGTAGTGCCGGGAGCCTACTTTCCCGGACGGAGTTCGTTGATCACGTTTGGAGTCATaactttggtgtttttggtgttgatagTAGTGGCTGAGGTtgtgttgatggtgaactTTGGCCGGGGGTTGAAGGGGGTtgtgaagaaggaaaagcaTGAGGAGGAGAAGGATGACGCTATGAGCATCGATTAA
- the PDC1 gene encoding Pyruvate decarboxylase 1 (EggNog:ENOG503NUUP; COG:E,H), protein MSEITLGRYLFERLKQLDVNTVFGLPGDFNLSLLDKIYDVEGMRWAGNANELNAAYAADGYSRIKRLGCLITTFGVGELSALNGVGGAYAEHVGLIHVVGVPSISSQAKQLLLHHTLGNGDFTVFHRMSNNISHTSAFISDINSAPGELDRCIRDAYVYQRPVYIGLPANLVDLTVPASLLDTPIDLSLKPNDPEAEQEVIDHVLNLVSQAKNPVILVDACCSRHDCKQEARRLVEITQFPVYTTPMGKGTIDEGGISGELVDNDPNLIKKMSAKLNGEHSVASRFGGVYVGTLSTPQVKEAVESADLILSLGALLSDFNTGSFSYSYRTKNVIEFHSDYTKIRQATFPGVQMKECLNHLLRRIAEACTNYVPQPVPKTKLVNTPASRDSRLTQEWLWTRVSSWFKEGDIIITETGTSAFGIVQSKFPNNTVGISQVLWGSIGFTVGATLGAVMAAEEIDPNKRVILFVGDGSLQLTVQEISTMVKWNTNPYLFVLNNDGYTIERLIHGENASYNDIQPWDNLGLLPLFNAKNYETVRVSTIGEAEDLFTSKAFAKNDKIRMVEVMLPRMDASRNLVLQAQYSAQANAEN, encoded by the coding sequence ATGTCTGAAATCACCTTAGGAAGATATctctttgaaagattgAAGCAATTGGATGTCAACACAGTCTTCGGATTGCCAGGGGATTTCAACCTTTCCCTCTTGGATAAAATTTACGACGTCGAAGGTATGAGATGGGCCGGTAACGCCAACGAGTTAAACGCTGCCTACGCCGCCGACGGATactccagaatcaagaGATTGGGATGCCTCATCACCACCTTCGGAGTAGGAGAATTGTCTGCCCTTAATGGGGTGGGAGGTGCCTACGCCGAGCACGTCGGTTTGATCCACGTCGTGGGAGTGCCTTCGATCTCGTCGCAGGCCAAACAGCTTTTGTTGCACCACACGTTAGGAAATGGAGACTTTACGGTTTTCCACAGGATGTCTAACAATATTTCGCACACATCTGCGTTTATTTCTGACATCAATTCTGCCCCCGGTGAATTGGACAGATGTATTAGAGACGCCTATGTGTACCAGAGACCCGTGTACATCGGCTTGCCcgccaacttggtggacttgacgGTGCCCGCCAGCTTGTTGGATACGCCCATTGATTTGTCGTTGAAGCCCAACGATCCTGAAGCGGAACAGGAGGTGATTGACCATgtattgaacttggtgagcCAGGCCAAAAACCCGGTTATCTTGGTGGATGCATGCTGCTCCAGACACGACTGTAAACAAGAAGCCCGCCggttggtggaaatcacCCAATTTCCTGTCTACACCACTCCCATGGGTAAAGGTActattgatgaaggtgGAATCAGTGGAGAATTGGTGGATAATGatcccaacttgatcaagaaaatgagtGCCAAATTGAACGGAGAGCACAGTGTCGCTTCCCGGTTCGGCGGTGTGTACGTCGGGACCTTGAGTACCCCCCAGGTCAAAGAGGCGGTGGAAAGTGCCGATTTGATCCTTTCGCTCGGAGCCTTGTTGTCGGACTTCAACACTGGGTCATTCTCGTACTCGTACAGGACCAAAAACGTCATTGAGTTCCACTCTGACTATACCAAGATCAGACAGGCCACCTTCCCCGGGGTGCAAATGAAAGAATGCTTGAACCACTTGTTGAGAAGAATTGCTGAAGCTTGCACCAACTACGTACCTCAGCCGGTGCCAAAGaccaagttggtcaacacGCCTGCCAGCAGAGATAGTAGATTGACCCAGGAATGGTTATGGACCAGAGTTTCGTCTTGGTTCAAGGAAGGAGATATTATCATCACTGAGACTGGTACGTCTGCATTTGGAATTGTTCAGTCCAAGTTCCCCAATAACACGGTGGGTATTTCGCAGGTGTTGTGGGGATCTATTGGGTTCACTGTGGGGGCCACCTTGGGAGCGGTGATGGCGGCCGAGGAAATCGACCCTAATAAGAGGGTCATTTTGTTCGTGGGAGACGGTTCTTTGCAGTTGACAGTGCAAGAAATCTCCACCATGGTCAAGTGGAACACCAATCCTTATCTTTTCGTGTTGAACAACGACGGTTATACCATTGAGCGGTTAATCCATGGAGAAAACGCCAGCTATAATGATATTCAACCTTGGGACAACTTGGGATTGTTGCCATTGTTCAATGCTAAAAACTACGAGACGGTGAGGGTATCTACCATTGGAGAAGCTGAGGACTTGTTTACCAGTAAGGCGTTTGCTAAGAACGACAAGATTAGAATGGTTGAGGTGATGTTGCCTAGAATGGATGCCAGTCGGAACTTGGTATTGCAAGCACAATATAGTGCCCAGGCCAATGCCGAAAATTAA